In the genome of Vicia villosa cultivar HV-30 ecotype Madison, WI linkage group LG7, Vvil1.0, whole genome shotgun sequence, one region contains:
- the LOC131616742 gene encoding SUMO-activating enzyme subunit 2: MASASSSVIKDAKVLMVGAGGIGCELLKTLALSGFSDIHIIDMDTIEVSNLNRQFLFRQSHVGQSKAKVARDAVLKFRPKINITSYHANVKDPDFDVDFFKKFNVVLNGLDNLDARRHVNRLCLAADVPLVESGTTGFLGQVTVHVKGRTECYECQPKPAPKTYPVCTITNTPSKFVHCIVWAKELLFSKLFGDKNQDNDLNVRSSDAASSSKNVDDIFEHNNDEDIVQYGRRIFDHVFGYNIELALSNEETWKNRNRPKPIYIKDILSDDLAKQNGNLDNDNACGDGLSVSAMSSLGMKNPQDVWSLRENSRILLEALRLFFTKREKEIGNLSFDKDDQLAVEFVTAAANIRAASFGIPLHSLFEAKGIAGNIVHAVATTNAVIAGLIVIEAIKVLKNDVNRYRMTYCLEHPSRNLLLMPVEPFEPNKSCYVCSESPVLLEINTNRSKLKDVVEKIIKAKLGMNLPLVMNASNLLYEAGDIEDDMVAIYDANLEKVLAELPSPVTGGTMLTVEDFQQELKCNINIKHREEFDEEKEPDGMVLSGWTQPVSAEETKDKSVGNGANTSDAPTAAESENDDDVGIVSPVKKRKLPDDSDKPNTADGAKHQKQLQVIDDEDDLVMLDGNLDGFKKRRVS, translated from the exons ATGGCTTCTGCATCTTCTTCAGTCATCAAA GATGCAAAAGTTCTCATGGTCGGTGCCGGTGGAATTGGATGCGAGCTTCTCAAGACTCTCGCTCTCTCTGGTTTCTCTGATATACACATA ATTGACATGGACACTATAGAAGTCAGTAACCTGAACAGACAGTTTTTGTTCCGACAATCCCATGTTGGGCAGTCCAAGGCTAAA GTTGCTAGGGATGCTGTTCTAAAATTTAGGCCCAAGATAAACATTACATCATATCATGCAAATGTCAAAGATCCTGATTTCGATGTGGACTTCTTTAAGAAATTTAATGTTGTTCTTAATGGACTAGACAATCTAGATGCACGTCGACATGTGAATCGCCTGTGTTTGGCAGCTGATGTTCCTTTAGTTGAAAGTGGAACTACTGGATTCCTTGGTCAG GTTACAGTGCATGTCAAGGGAAGAACAGAGTGCTATGAGTGTCAGCCTAAACCCGCCCCCAAGACGTATCCAGTCTGTACTATCACTAATACTCCATCAAAG TTTGTTCACTGTATTGTGTGGGCAAAAGAGCTACTATTTTCCAAGTTATTTGGGGACaagaatcaagacaatgatttaaaTGTTCGCTCAAGTGATGCTGCCAGCTCATCTAAAAATGTAGATGATATATTTGAACATAACAATGATGAAGATATTGTTCAATATGGAAGGAGaatatttgatcatgtatttgggTATAATATTGAATTAGCTTTGTCCAATGAGGAGACATGGAAAAATCGAAATAGACCTAAACCTATATACATCAAGGACATCCTGTCTGATGATTTGGCCAAACAGAATGGAAATCTGGACAATGATAATGCTTGTGGCGATGGATTATCAGTTTCTGCCATGTCATCTTTGGGCATGAAGAACCCACAAGATGTCTGGAGTCTTAGAGAAAATTCTAGAATACTTCTCGAAGCACTGAGACTATTTTTCACGAAAAGAGAAAAG GAGATTGGCAATCTAAGCTTTGATAAAGATGACCAGTTGGCTGTAGAATTTGTTACTGCAGCTGCAAACATACGTGCTGCTTCATTTGGAATACCTCTACACAGTCTTTTTGAAGCTAAAGGAATTGCTGGTAACATTGTGCATGCTGTGGCGACAACAAATGCTGTTATTGCTGGTTTGATTGTCATTGAAGCAATTAAGGTGCTGAAAAATGACGTTAATAGATATAG AATGACATATTGTCTGGAACACCCATCAAGAAACCTGCTGCTTATGCCAGTGGAGCCATTTGAACCAAACAAATCATGCTATGTTTGTTCTGAG AGTCCTGTATTGCTCGAAATAAACACAAACCGTTCAAAGTTGAAGGATGTGGTTGAAAAGATCATCAAAGCTAAGCTTGGGATGAACCTTCCACTTGTTATGAATGCTTCAAACCTTCTCTATGAGGCTGGTGATATTGAGGATGACATGGTTGCAATTTATGATGCCAATCTTGAAAAG GTGTTAGCCGAGCTTCCTTCTCCTGTAACCGGTGGTACAATGCTTACAGTAGAGGATTTTCAACAGGAATTGAAGTGCAATATTAACATAAAGCACAG AGAGGAatttgatgaagagaaagaaccCGATGGCATGGTTCTCTCAGGATGGACTCAACCAGTGTCAGCAGAAGAAACAAAAGACAAATCTGTTGGTAACGGTGCCAACACTTCAGATGCACCGACAGCTGCAGAATCTGAAAACGATGATGATGTTGGTATAGTTTCTCCAGTGAAGAAAAGAAAGCTTCCTGATGATTCCGATAAGCCAAATACTGCTGATGGTGCAAAGCATCAAAAGCAATTACAAGTGATCGATGATGAAGACGATCTTGTTATGCTTGATGGGAATTTAGATGGGTTTAAAAAGAGAAGAGTGTCATAA